In a single window of the Synechococcus sp. WH 8016 genome:
- a CDS encoding nucleotide sugar dehydrogenase, protein MSSNSTIRSICCIGAGYVGGPTMAVIADRCPDVKVTVVDINQDRIAAWNHPDLSKLPVYEPGLDAVVERARGRNLFFSTAVEETIASADMVFISVNTPTKTRGLGAGQASDLRWVEACARTVAKEATGHTIVVEKSTLPVRTAEAVKAILGSVDSSSEQKTFSVLSNPEFLAEGTAIRDLANPDRVLIGGENAEAIDALAEIYQQWVPEEKILRTNLWSSELSKLTANAFLAQRISSINSVAALCEATGADVREVAKAIGTDSRIGPKFLNAGPGFGGSCFQKDILNLVYLCRHFGLPDVADYWESVVLLNTWQQHRIARLVVQKLFGTVTGKRLAILGFAFKADTNDTREAPAIRICKDLLEEGAQLAIHDPKVDPEQISRDLNLIASQAPEEDAGPTRGALSGEATWWPSPDVASAIRGADAVLILTEWQQYRELDWSTLAPLMRKPAWVFDARGVVDPKQVESGGLNVWRVGEGDA, encoded by the coding sequence ATGAGCAGCAATTCCACCATTCGATCGATTTGCTGTATCGGCGCCGGCTACGTGGGTGGCCCAACCATGGCCGTGATCGCCGATCGCTGCCCGGATGTGAAGGTCACGGTTGTGGACATCAATCAGGATCGAATTGCTGCTTGGAATCATCCCGATCTCTCCAAGTTGCCTGTCTATGAACCAGGTCTGGATGCGGTGGTGGAGAGAGCCCGTGGCCGGAATTTGTTTTTCTCCACGGCGGTGGAGGAAACGATTGCTTCTGCAGACATGGTGTTCATCTCCGTGAACACACCCACCAAGACTCGCGGCCTGGGAGCTGGTCAGGCCAGTGATCTGCGCTGGGTAGAAGCCTGCGCCCGCACGGTGGCGAAGGAAGCGACTGGCCACACGATTGTGGTGGAGAAAAGCACGCTTCCGGTTCGAACGGCGGAAGCGGTGAAGGCGATTTTGGGGTCCGTGGATTCTTCATCGGAGCAGAAAACCTTTTCGGTGCTCTCCAACCCCGAGTTTTTGGCGGAGGGGACGGCCATTCGTGATCTCGCCAACCCTGATCGCGTCTTGATTGGCGGCGAAAACGCTGAGGCGATTGACGCTCTGGCAGAGATTTATCAACAGTGGGTGCCCGAGGAGAAGATTCTTCGCACCAATTTGTGGAGCAGCGAGCTGTCCAAGCTCACCGCCAATGCGTTTCTGGCTCAGCGAATTAGCTCGATCAACTCCGTGGCGGCCCTGTGCGAGGCCACCGGTGCAGATGTGCGTGAGGTGGCAAAAGCGATCGGCACCGATAGCCGCATCGGACCCAAATTTCTCAACGCAGGCCCTGGCTTTGGGGGGAGCTGTTTTCAGAAAGACATCCTCAATTTGGTGTATCTCTGCCGTCACTTCGGTTTGCCTGATGTGGCCGACTATTGGGAGAGTGTGGTGCTGCTCAACACCTGGCAACAACACCGCATCGCTCGCTTGGTGGTGCAGAAATTGTTTGGCACGGTCACAGGCAAGCGCCTGGCCATTTTGGGCTTTGCCTTCAAGGCAGATACCAACGACACGCGGGAGGCTCCTGCGATCCGCATTTGCAAAGACCTGCTGGAAGAAGGGGCCCAGTTGGCCATTCATGACCCGAAAGTGGATCCGGAACAGATCAGTCGCGATTTGAACTTGATCGCAAGCCAAGCTCCGGAGGAGGATGCCGGGCCAACGCGTGGGGCCTTAAGCGGGGAAGCCACATGGTGGCCGAGCCCCGATGTGGCTTCGGCGATCCGTGGTGCTGACGCCGTGCTCATCCTCACGGAGTGGCAGCAGTACCGGGAGCTGGATTGGTCAACCTTGGCGCCCCTGATGCGCAAACCAGCCTGGGTGTTTGATGCCCGGGGGGTTGTGGACCCGAAACAAGTTGAATCTGGAGGCCTGAATGTCTGGCGTGTTGGAGAGGGCGACGCATGA
- the hisS gene encoding histidine--tRNA ligase produces the protein MSQLQTLRGMVDLLPEQTRRWQVVESVAREHFRCAGIDEIRTPLLEFTDLFARGIGEGTDVVGKEMYTFVDRGDRSCTLRPEGTASVVRAALQHGLLSQGPQRLWYGGPMFRYERPQAGRQRQFHQIGVEFLGASSPRSDAEVIALAWDFLSALGIQGLKLEINSLGTPDDRLRFRSQLVGWLEERVEQLDAESQARLSTNPLRILDSKDKGTQLLLNDAPTLLAALSEESVERFEQVRALLTALQIPYQLNPRLVRGLDYYGHTAFEITSDQLGAQATVCGGGRYDGLIQQLGGPATPAIGWALGMERLLLVIAAAAQANPEGPAARLTATPAPLVYVINRGEQAEPQALSLARQWRGAGLAVELDGSRASFGKQFKRADRSGAPWAVVLGDDEALAGQLRLKPLRGEGEEQQLAWEEALSYLMNQR, from the coding sequence GTGAGTCAGCTGCAGACTTTGCGCGGCATGGTTGACCTGCTGCCGGAGCAGACGCGACGTTGGCAGGTTGTGGAGTCGGTGGCGCGCGAACACTTCCGTTGCGCCGGCATAGACGAAATTCGTACGCCTTTGCTCGAATTCACGGACCTGTTTGCCCGGGGCATCGGTGAGGGCACGGATGTGGTGGGAAAGGAGATGTACACCTTTGTGGATCGTGGCGACCGCTCGTGCACCCTGCGCCCTGAAGGCACCGCCTCAGTGGTGAGAGCAGCCTTGCAGCATGGCTTGCTGAGCCAGGGGCCTCAGCGGCTGTGGTACGGCGGCCCGATGTTCCGTTATGAACGGCCTCAGGCTGGTCGTCAGCGTCAGTTTCACCAGATCGGTGTGGAATTTCTCGGGGCCAGCAGCCCGCGCAGTGATGCTGAGGTGATCGCTCTGGCCTGGGATTTTTTGTCTGCGTTGGGGATCCAAGGCCTCAAGCTTGAAATCAACAGCCTCGGCACCCCTGACGATCGCCTGCGCTTTCGCTCTCAGCTGGTGGGCTGGCTCGAGGAGCGGGTTGAGCAGTTGGATGCCGAGTCCCAGGCGCGTCTCAGCACGAACCCCCTGCGCATTCTTGACAGCAAAGACAAGGGCACCCAGCTGCTGCTGAACGATGCCCCAACGTTGTTAGCTGCGCTCAGTGAGGAGAGTGTGGAACGGTTTGAGCAGGTGCGTGCCCTGCTGACCGCGCTGCAGATTCCCTATCAACTCAATCCCCGCTTGGTGCGCGGCCTTGATTATTACGGTCATACCGCGTTTGAAATCACCAGCGATCAACTCGGTGCCCAGGCCACGGTGTGTGGCGGAGGTCGTTACGACGGCTTGATCCAGCAGTTGGGCGGTCCAGCCACGCCCGCGATCGGCTGGGCCTTGGGGATGGAGCGTCTGTTGCTGGTGATCGCCGCTGCTGCGCAAGCCAATCCCGAAGGCCCTGCGGCCCGGCTCACAGCAACGCCAGCACCGCTGGTGTATGTGATCAATCGCGGCGAGCAGGCTGAACCGCAAGCGTTGAGCTTGGCCCGGCAATGGCGCGGCGCAGGTCTTGCTGTGGAGTTGGATGGCTCGCGCGCGTCGTTCGGCAAGCAGTTCAAGCGTGCCGATCGCTCAGGGGCGCCATGGGCTGTGGTGCTTGGCGATGACGAGGCGTTGGCTGGCCAGTTGCGGCTGAAGCCCTTGCGTGGTGAGGGTGAGGAACAGCAGCTCGCTTGGGAAGAGGCTCTGTCTTACCTCATGAATCAGCGATAA
- the galE gene encoding UDP-glucose 4-epimerase GalE: MAQLLITGGAGFIGSHTCLVLLEAGHQLLVLDDFSNSSAVALERVAELAGTRLQQAQPTLEEAPDAFTLVEGDIRDAQCLEALFASAKAFGQPIQAVIHFAGLKAVGESVQQPLRYWDVNLVGSQRLLSTMDRHNCRTMVFSSSATLYGYPSPDQVPIPETAPIQPINPYGASKHAVEALLADLAGCSGAAEPIQASGGGWRIARLRYFNPVGAHPSGRIGEDPNGIPNNLFPFITQVAVGRRPELTVFGDDWPTPDGTGVRDYIHVMDLAEGHREALHSLLSADPQLLTLNLGSGQGASVLDVVQAMEAASQRAIPYRIAPRRPGDAAITVANPSLAAQQLQWQTQRTLTDICRDGWAWQQANPNGYGDGCR; the protein is encoded by the coding sequence ATGGCCCAACTGCTGATCACGGGCGGAGCCGGCTTCATCGGCAGCCATACCTGCCTCGTGCTGCTGGAAGCGGGGCATCAGTTGTTGGTGCTGGACGATTTCAGCAACAGCTCAGCGGTCGCCCTTGAGCGGGTCGCCGAACTCGCTGGCACTCGCTTGCAGCAAGCTCAACCAACCCTGGAGGAAGCACCGGACGCCTTCACCCTGGTGGAGGGAGACATCAGGGACGCCCAATGCCTGGAGGCCCTGTTCGCCAGCGCCAAAGCGTTCGGCCAGCCCATACAAGCAGTGATTCATTTCGCTGGACTCAAGGCTGTGGGTGAATCCGTTCAACAGCCGTTGCGGTACTGGGATGTGAACCTCGTTGGCTCTCAGCGACTGCTCAGCACGATGGACCGGCACAACTGCCGCACCATGGTGTTCAGCAGTAGCGCCACCCTCTACGGCTACCCATCCCCCGATCAAGTGCCGATTCCGGAAACGGCCCCGATCCAACCGATCAACCCCTACGGCGCCAGCAAACACGCCGTGGAAGCGCTTCTCGCCGATCTAGCCGGCTGCAGCGGTGCAGCGGAACCGATCCAAGCCAGTGGCGGTGGCTGGCGGATCGCCCGGTTGCGCTATTTCAATCCAGTAGGCGCCCATCCCAGTGGCCGAATTGGCGAAGACCCGAACGGCATCCCCAACAATCTGTTCCCGTTCATCACCCAGGTGGCCGTTGGCCGCCGGCCGGAACTCACTGTGTTTGGTGATGACTGGCCGACGCCGGATGGGACCGGAGTGCGCGACTACATCCACGTGATGGACCTCGCCGAAGGTCATCGAGAAGCGCTCCATTCCCTTCTCAGTGCTGATCCCCAATTGCTCACCCTCAATCTGGGGAGCGGGCAGGGAGCGAGCGTGCTGGATGTGGTGCAGGCCATGGAAGCGGCGAGTCAGCGAGCAATTCCCTATCGCATCGCGCCCCGGCGTCCTGGCGATGCCGCGATCACCGTGGCCAATCCAAGCCTGGCCGCCCAACAGCTGCAATGGCAAACGCAACGCACGCTGACGGATATCTGCCGTGATGGCTGGGCTTGGCAACAGGCCAATCCGAATGGCTATGGAGATGGATGCCGCTGA